A window of Nicotiana sylvestris chromosome 8, ASM39365v2, whole genome shotgun sequence genomic DNA:
GGGGGAAATGGAATCTTGTCGAGGAACTGATAATCTCATTGATACTAGACTTCTCATGGTTACAGATAATTATTAAAATCATTATTCACATTGAGTAAACActggggggtcgtttggtaggatgtatCAGAGAAAACAATACATGTATTGGCTTTGGCATTATTAATCCTTATTTGATAGTGTTTTTCAACCTAGTTATAAACCTTATTCAGTACTACTATTATACATAGCAAACCATGGCATTGCAATACCATGGTTTTTAATACATGGATAAGCATGTAACAAAACTGTCCTTTTAAAACCTTTTCCAAAGAAGATTTGCAACGCAGGTTAATACATGAAGGGTCTTTTTGtaaacaaaaattttaaaaaaaaaaatgcaatGCATGTTATTTTTAATACACCAAACCAAATAAACGATAAGAAATAATCTCAGCATAAGTAATCCCAACATTACTAATCCTAGCATTACTAATCCcaacattactaatacaccctatTCAGTACTATTCCTataccctaccaaacgaccctcgAGTGCATAAGTAATTAACATCAAAAGAAGTTGAACCAGAAGTCAGACAGACCTTTCTTCCTGAGTCATGCCAGAGTGGATGCAGATAGATGGAAAATTACACTCCACAAGTAACTTATTCAACTCTGCAGCTCTGCTCACACTCTTGACAAAAATAACAACTTGGTTGAAGTCCAAAGCATCCAACAGGTCATTCAGCTTCCTGTTTTTCTCAGTTTCACTCAATTTGATGTAGTGCTGCCATCAAATAGAAGCAACTTCAGGAAGATTGTGATAAGTAATGAAATGACAGCAAAACATTAGGCTTCAATAATGTACCTGTACAAGTCCATGCAGGGTCAACTTGGCCTCATCGTCAACATAAATTTCCATTGGCTGAAAGGAATAAACGTGATAGTAAAGGATATTAGGAGCTTCGTGAGCTAAGGGAATCTGATTACGAAATGAACGATGGATGAAGATCCTCCATCTGTGAATTTTCTCCTTGCAGCTTAAGAGTAAAAGCACCCAACTAGTCCCCCATGCTCAACGTGCCTTTACCCAGCGCTTACCCAAAAGCTTCCAGTAGGACTCCAAGCATCAACCTCCCAGATTAACCCTTCTCCACTAACATCCCCACCCTCCGGACATCCATTTCCACACAAAAGATCTTTCCCACCCCTCTTTACATCTTTAACTATGGGGCAAGAACATGGAAGAACAAAGATGACACACAAACCCAAGAAAACATAGAACTACAACCTTAATGGAAAAAATTAGCTGCAAAGCACAGCTTTTACAGCTACCAGCTCCAAAGACACCTCATTTTTGTTCACTTCCCCAGTAAAATTAAGTTTAGACAATGGTTATACCAAAAAAATACACTATTATCCCCTGCAGAAAGCTGAAATAATGGAAAAATGGTAGACTTCTAAAATCAAGAACTGGCCACAGGACATTACATCTTGCATGAATTTCTTGCAAACCGGGCGAATCTCCTTGCTGAGAGTTGCAGAAAACATCATGACTTGCTTGTCATGAGGAGTCATTTTGAAGATTTCCTGCACGTCTCTCCTCATGTCTGTGCATGCAACAGATGTACTTAAGAAAAGTATTACCAAAGAGTAAAGATGATAGTAATTCTAGCAGCAAAAGTTATGTAACAAAAAGCTTAGGTAAGACATACCAAGTGATTCAAGCATCTTGTCACACTCATCTAGTATAAAATGCCTCACATTCCTCAAAGACAGGTCCTTGTCTCTTGCCAATGCAAGTACTCTTCCAGGAGTTCCAACGACAATATGCGGACACTCATTCTTCAGCAGCTCCTTGTGGAGTTTGATGTTGACACCACCGTAGAAAACAGCAACCTTGATATCGGGCAGATATGTGCTGAACCTCTCAAACTCATGACAGATCTGCAGATAGTGTAGTTAGTTAGCAAATTAAACATCTTTTTTTGTCAGGTTAGCAAATTAGACATCATTTAACCTCGTATgaatgaaaaacagaaaacttGCAGATAGAATACATGCCTGATAAGCTAATTCCCTAGTGTGACAGAGAATCAGGGCAGCAACCTGACCAGCAACAGGTTCAATCTGttgcagagttgaaagaacaaaAACAGCGGTTTTCCCCATTCCAGATTTAGCTTGGcaaataacatccattcccagAATAGCTTGTGGAATACACTCATGTTGCACTGATGAAGAACCAAATACATTGGAGCCAACGAGACCTCAGTTTCAGTTTAAAAATTTTACCATTGTACATCTCCAAAATACTAGTGGTAGGAGTAATTTACCTGAAAACAGAAGATAGAAAGAAGTTGTCAAGAACAACCCAGAAAGAAGAATATTATGGTTTAAGGAgaacaaaaaatgagaataataatgatgatgataacaacaataacaatagcaacaccaacaacaacaataataataataaaagataacTTGCATACGCACACTTAATAAAGAAAGATGTTTAATTTGCTACATAGAAAGCTACAAGCTCAACGTAAAATAAAGGACTGAGCCCACAAGTGCATAAAGGTGAAAACAGGCTATATAAAAGGTTCGGTTGGAAAATTGGACGAGACTCACAAAGCTAAAATGCCAGTGTTTCTATGACCTTCCTCTTACTCCAACGAACATTAGTCTTActcaaaaaaaattataaactTCTTACAACTAGCAAAGAAGCATACTGGATTGGATATCTAAATGTGCAAATGGGCaaaagaagaaaattagagaaacACAGTCCAGCCAGGTTAAAATTAGAGGCGTTCAAAATCTAACACCAATCCATACACAAGCTAAACAAGCCAAAAGGATAGAATTCTGCATCTACTGATTTTTCAATTAAAAGGAATTGGACACGGCATAGAACACATATGATCCATGTTATCATAACTTTTTTCTTCTATTCAGCACAAAAGATCCCCCCTCCTTTTTTGCTTGATTCTAAGGAAAGAGGAAACAAAGCACGGAATATGCTTTGTACTCGACCGTAAATCCTAAATCTTTGTACTTGCCCACATACCAACGGTAGCATTATTTTGGTGAGAAAACGGAAGCAAACGTGTATTTATTTTTACACACTTATTAGCTTATTGTGAAAACATAAGAAAGAAGGGGGTCTGGGAATTAGAAATCTTAGAGCTCACAATCAGCGCTTGCTATGCAAATGGCTATGGAGGTTAAATGATGGGAAAAAAGCTCCCTGGAAAGCAGTGGTAGAAAACGGTGAAGACTCCATATGGTAAAGCTATTAGACCGCTTAGGATTTTAATGTTTTAGGTGCTTCTTTGCACCTAAAACAGTGAAGACTCCATATGGAATAGCTGTTTGGAGATAGATTTGTAACCTATGGGAGAAATTTAACATGTACGTTGGCTTGAGGGTGCTCAATGGGAAAAGATCAGACTTTGGGAAGATAATTGGGATGGTTCTGGTTTGCTCAAAATTCAATTTCCCAAACTGTACAGATTGGCCAATAATCCAGAAATCCTCTTAGCTGATATAATTACTGATACAGGTTGGGACTTCCAGTTCAGAAGGAATCTCTTTGACAGAGAAATGCAtgaggttgatatatttattcACTAGATGCAATCAGTGGTGTTATGgccagaaaaagaagaaagccTACTCTGGAAAGCTAGTAAAGAAGGTTCTTTTACTGTTAGTTCACTCTGCAAAACTAAGTGCTGCTCAGCCGGTGCAAGCACAAAAGTGGCCTTGGAAGATGGTCTGGAAGACTACAGTCCCAACAAAAGTGGCCTGTTTTGGTAGGCTAGTAGCCCATGAAGCATATCTGACTCAAGAAAATTTGATGAGAAAGGGTTGGATAATTGCAGCAAATGCCACTTGTGTGAGAAAGCTTGTGAATCTGTGGACCATATTTTTGTGCATTGTGAATTTACTTGGCAGATGTGGTCCATGTTCATGGCTAACTTTGGCATCCTTTGGGCAAGTCCTAAGAAGTTCAGGAATATATTAGAGTGCTGGGAAACTGCACGTCCAGAAGCATCCTAAAAGAAAATATGGAGAGATATTCCTCTTAGTATAGCTTGGACGATATGGAAAGAAAGAAATAATCGGTGTTTTGAAAGCAAGAAGGAGCAGCTGCAATGTGTGAAATATAGTTGTCTATATTATTTGTACTATTGGAAAGATGGAAATGTTGTTATGGATTTTCATAATATGCTGGACATGCTAGACCGCTTAGGATTTTAATGCTTTTAAGCCAGCACTATCTCTGTATTTTCACAGTATCAGCTTGATTATGTTTTTAATAAAATCTTCACCTTATCAAAAAAAGAAGGTAAGACTGCTGGAAGAGAATGCTTAGAACAGGCCACCGCAAATAAGTTCAAAGATTTTATTATCAATTTTTTACAGGAAAGTACTGAAATCGACAATTTTAGTTAGGAAGGAAAACATGTCCAGGTACAAGATAACTTGCCTTCGGAAGGATGCTCAAACCCAGAGTCCACAATAGCCCGCAATAGCTCTGGCTTTAGAAGAAAATCTCTGAAACCCGAACTGTGAATACCAACATAACCCCTGCATCCACCAAAAAAGACCATAATATTAATACTTGATTCAAAGTATACAAAAGTTAATGCTTGACAAAGAAGATCAAAGGGGGTCAGAGAATTAAACACCCCCTAAGTACTGATTGAGAAAATACAACAAAAAAATTGACAAGTTTGAAAAGTGTCAGATAGACATTGGACTATCCCAGCACCATCGAAATATTCATAGAGCAAacacccaaaaaaaaaattgtcaacAAGAACATAGATAAAGAATGTACATCAATCACTTTAAGCCTCCACCCAAACTAGTCAGAATTAACTATCTGAATCCTTGATATTTCAATCTACTCAGACCTGCTTCTTTTCAATACTAATATTTAAcctctaaaatataaaaaatgaacTGCCTCTACTGAGGCTCAATCACAAACTAGCTAAGTTTGGCTATATTATTCCTCAATATCTATTCCACTCTATTTAGGCAAGTTCGATTCCATTACAATAAACAGACACAAAACACATGAAAAGGTCATAAAAACCTCTGATTCTTAACTATACACATATCAATAATACAGACAAATAAAAATATTAGAGATATAGGCTTATTTCAAGCAGGAAAAAAAACAGAATCCCAAAAAAAATGTAATTTTTAGGCAGCAAAAAATTCTCAAGCATGTAGCTTACCCAACATAAAATACGGAAAACAAAAGCATAAAAGCATAAATTTCAATCAACTAACTAGGTAGGGCCAAACCATAACGCATGAACATAGGCTTCATAACTATTTTACAAAATACTACTAAGAAATACAACAAACCATAAAAAACATTGACGTAAGcctaaaattaaagaaaatagtttccACTGTAAACAAGTTAGAAAAAGCAGAAATATTTAATATCGGCGTGAAGATCTCACTTTTTGGCGGAATCGCCGTTGACTTTTCCGGTGACGGAATCAGGGAGtttttcatcatcttcttcatagTCGAGCAGCTCCTCTTCATATGCATCGTTCTCCTTGTTCTCTCCCATTCTTTTGCTATGAACTATTACTACAAAATACGCCAGATCCAATCACAAAATATCAGTAATTTAAAATCGAAGTAAACTATTAAATAAAATATGGATAAATGCGCACAAAAATCAGAGATTTGAGAGGAAAGTTGCTTTTACCTTACAGAATCTCAGAGAAAAGTTGGATCTTGGTCGGGGAAATTAGGGCTAGGGTTTCGGAAGCGTCTGCAGAAAAAATGTTAGGACAAAAATAGGAAAAACAAAAATCGTATGCGAGAGCATGGAGTGATAGGGTTTTGTGATAGAGGGGCAGCTTATAACTAACGAGATGCTGAAAACTTTGATGACGAGTTTGTCCTTGGCTCCTTTTACGAACTTGTACCAAGTCGGCTTAGACTATGGGGATATTTTGgacattttaaatttttaatatctTCTGAAAAAAAGTCCTTTTCCTCTTCCGTTGATGGAGATTCCCTTCTGACCTTCGTAAAATTTGCTATTTTAAGCCTTTGCAAATAACGAAAAGAAGATTCCCTTGTGAGTTGTGACATTCAATATTATGGTAATCAATAATCATGCGCTTAGTCTAAGAAAAAGAGCCCCATAGGCCATAACACAAGAAAGGTATCCCTTTTTGGGTTAATATAGAAAAACTCGTGGTAAATTTTCATAGACGAAGCAAAAAGATTCCATTTTGACTTTCAATAAAGTACCTCATAGTAGACTTCTATAAATCAAGAAGTAAATTGTATTCAACTCTTATTCCGAGTTTCAATAATAATATTAGAGTTAATCACAGTTGAAGCCCCCATTTTCATCATATATCCAGAGAAGTAGGTGCTTACTCCCTACAGAGCAATACTTCCGTGGCTTGCCTTTCGAGATCCTGTTTGACAAACAGTTGCCAGAACCTGTCTGGATTGAGTGGAGACTCTAACTTGTAAGCATATTACTTGTCTCAAGCTTAATACTTGGAAGAAAACCCCTATAAGTCACTCGTGTCATGAAGTTAAAAATTCTCCGAAAATAAAAATTAAAGTTTGTAAGGATTGCATTTATGATTGGCGACactattgtttttcttttttgaaccTACTTTGAAATGCTATTTCTTGAGGCGAAGGTCTAATGAAAGTAGTTTCTCTACCTCCACAAGGTAGGGggaaggtctgtgtacacactaccctcctcaaaCTTCACCTATAAAAATACACCGGGTATGTGAGGCTTGACtcacaagtcatccctaagagaaAGAGTTTCAAGTACCTAGGGTCAATTATCCAGGGAGATGGGGAGATTGATGGGGATGTCACGCACCGTATCGAAgtgggatggatgaaatggaggttagcgtctGGAGTCCTGTGTAACTAGAATGTACCACcgaaacttaaaggtaagttctatagaggGGTGGTTAGACCGGTCATGTTATATGGggttgagtgttggccagtcaagatttcacatatccagaagatgaaagtagcaaaaatgaggatgttgagatggatgtgcaggaacactaggatggataagattcgGAATGAGGAGCCTAGATGCTTGGCAGGTATGAGAACAGGCAGAGGGCGGCATAATAAGAATTGGAGCGAGGTGATCAGgtaggacatggcgcgacttcagatttttgaggacatgacccttgatagtagtgtgtggagatcgagcattaggATTGTATGTTAGAGGTAGCCGAGCATTTTTCCTCGTTGTGCCGGCTAGTCTAATAGTGTTTTGTCTAGGACTGTTAGCGGTTTTTGTTGTGTTTCACACtattattttttttgcttttccaTTTATTTGCTGTTTTTTACGAAGCCGATACtgcttttctgatttttgtttttgttacgAATCTATTATCTCTGAGTCGAGGGTCTGCCGGAAACAGCCTTTCTATCCCTCGAGGATAGGGGTATGGCCTACAAACACTCTACCCTCCTCAAACCCTACTAATGAGATTCTACTaggttattgttattgttattgttgtctCTTATACATTTTTTGTGACACGATAATAAACTTGAGTACAATCAAGATATATTACTTGGCTCCCATGAGTTACTAGATATAAGCAATCctttaatccaaaaaaaaaagtgaatgaCTTGGTCCTTTTACTTACTTATGATGAGACATTGAACACCTTAAACTTGAGCATCCTTATATTATAGCAACAATTATTTGGCAAGTATTTTTGGCAATGTGCCACATAACAATTTGTCGATACTGTTGTAAATGTAGTTATTTGTTACCCCATTCACATGAACCTAGTAGAACTCTGAGTATCTTCCGGACCAGCTTGTTTGTTGGGATGACTTCTCTAAGAGAATGTAGCTCATTAATAATGGAGGTGAAGCGTGTGTGTATATCTTGAATTGACTCATCCTCCTTCATTTTGAAAAACTCATACTCAGTGGTAAGCATATCTATTTTTGACTGCTTAACCTGAGTAGTTCCGTCATGGGCAGTTTTGAGAGCTTTCCAGATCTCTTTTGCACACTCATACGTTAAGACACAATTATATTCATCTGGTCCAATACCACAAACACGAATCTTCTTTTCCTTGAAGTTCTTTTCAACAGCCTTTCTATCAGCATCGTTATATTCCTTTCTCGTCTTTGGGACAGTCCTTGTTCCCTCTCTAATAACTTTCATGGGAATAAAGGACCATCACAAATCATATCCCATAGC
This region includes:
- the LOC104231980 gene encoding DEAD-box ATP-dependent RNA helicase 15 isoform X1 translates to MGENKENDAYEEELLDYEEDDEKLPDSVTGKVNGDSAKKGYVGIHSSGFRDFLLKPELLRAIVDSGFEHPSEVQHECIPQAILGMDVICQAKSGMGKTAVFVLSTLQQIEPVAGQVAALILCHTRELAYQICHEFERFSTYLPDIKVAVFYGGVNIKLHKELLKNECPHIVVGTPGRVLALARDKDLSLRNVRHFILDECDKMLESLDMRRDVQEIFKMTPHDKQVMMFSATLSKEIRPVCKKFMQDPMEIYVDDEAKLTLHGLVQHYIKLSETEKNRKLNDLLDALDFNQVVIFVKSVSRAAELNKLLVECNFPSICIHSGMTQEERLTRYKGFKEGHKRILVATDLVGRGIDIERVNIVINYDMPDSADTYLHRVGRAGRFGTKGLAITFVSSASDSDVLNQVQERFEVDIKELPEQIDTSTYMPS
- the LOC104231980 gene encoding DEAD-box ATP-dependent RNA helicase 15 isoform X2: MDVICQAKSGMGKTAVFVLSTLQQIEPVAGQVAALILCHTRELAYQICHEFERFSTYLPDIKVAVFYGGVNIKLHKELLKNECPHIVVGTPGRVLALARDKDLSLRNVRHFILDECDKMLESLDMRRDVQEIFKMTPHDKQVMMFSATLSKEIRPVCKKFMQDPMEIYVDDEAKLTLHGLVQHYIKLSETEKNRKLNDLLDALDFNQVVIFVKSVSRAAELNKLLVECNFPSICIHSGMTQEERLTRYKGFKEGHKRILVATDLVGRGIDIERVNIVINYDMPDSADTYLHRVGRAGRFGTKGLAITFVSSASDSDVLNQVQERFEVDIKELPEQIDTSTYMPS
- the LOC138876079 gene encoding uncharacterized protein → MKVIREGTRTVPKTRKEYNDADRKAVEKNFKEKKIRVCGIGPDEYNCVLTYECAKEIWKALKTAHDGTTQVKQSKIDMLTTEYEFFKMKEDESIQDIHTRFTSIINELHSLREVIPTNKLVRKILRVLLGSCEWGNK